In the genome of Spirochaetia bacterium, one region contains:
- a CDS encoding putative DNA binding domain-containing protein, whose protein sequence is MQNIDFDNLAQYRENNRLEVKSAEKGLPKSLWETYSAFANTSGGNIILGVKENKDHSFYITGVTGQDRLLKEFWDTINNRKKVSVNILTDSMVSVDKAMGKDVICIAVPRANRTDKPIYIDNDIFSGTFRRNGEGDYHCTREETTNMLRDQSAISQDSKLLEEMDINVLDQDAVKRYRTIFSNVRPGHVWTTLADELFLEKIGAIAHGREDGKLHPTGAGLLMFGSEYSIVREYGSYFLDYREELSPSTRWTDRVISSSGDWSGNVFDFFFRIYGKLVSGIKIPFKLKQETRIEDTPAHKAIREALANALIHANYYGRRGIVIIRKQGSISISNPGTLRIAPEEAISGGLSDPRNSILIKMFNLINIGERAGSGLPEIFSVWKQNGWKTPELKESFDPDRTELLISLPVSNQKSNQKSNQKSNQKSNQKILELMKNNPAITIKQMMSEAGLSESGIKKIVKVLKTNGIIRRVGSDKAGHWEVME, encoded by the coding sequence ATGCAGAATATTGACTTTGATAATCTTGCACAGTATCGGGAAAATAATCGGCTCGAGGTAAAAAGTGCAGAAAAAGGTCTTCCTAAAAGTCTATGGGAAACTTATTCTGCATTTGCAAATACGTCAGGTGGAAATATTATTCTGGGAGTAAAAGAAAACAAAGATCACTCTTTTTACATTACTGGAGTCACCGGACAGGATCGACTGCTCAAAGAATTCTGGGATACGATAAATAACCGCAAGAAAGTAAGTGTAAACATCCTGACAGACAGCATGGTTTCAGTTGACAAGGCAATGGGAAAAGATGTTATCTGCATTGCTGTACCACGTGCCAATCGTACTGATAAACCTATATACATCGACAATGACATATTTTCCGGAACATTTCGTAGAAATGGTGAAGGGGATTATCACTGCACACGAGAAGAAACAACAAATATGCTACGTGATCAAAGTGCCATTTCCCAGGATAGCAAACTGTTGGAAGAGATGGATATCAATGTCCTTGATCAGGATGCTGTCAAACGATATCGTACCATTTTTTCAAATGTCAGACCCGGTCATGTGTGGACAACATTGGCGGATGAATTGTTTCTTGAGAAGATCGGAGCTATAGCTCACGGTAGGGAAGATGGAAAGTTGCATCCTACAGGAGCAGGTCTTTTGATGTTTGGGTCTGAATACTCCATTGTCCGTGAATATGGTTCATATTTTCTTGATTACCGAGAAGAACTGTCTCCATCAACCCGATGGACTGACCGTGTGATTTCCAGTAGCGGTGACTGGAGTGGCAATGTTTTCGATTTCTTTTTTCGTATCTATGGTAAGCTTGTTTCAGGGATTAAGATACCGTTCAAGTTGAAACAGGAAACCAGGATTGAGGATACTCCGGCACATAAGGCAATCAGGGAAGCACTTGCAAATGCGCTTATCCATGCAAATTACTATGGCCGGCGTGGAATTGTCATTATAAGAAAACAGGGCAGTATCAGCATTTCAAATCCTGGGACGCTTCGGATAGCACCGGAAGAGGCAATCAGCGGGGGGCTTTCGGATCCACGTAACAGTATACTGATCAAGATGTTCAATCTCATCAATATCGGTGAACGTGCTGGTAGCGGGTTACCCGAAATCTTTTCGGTATGGAAACAGAATGGATGGAAAACCCCTGAACTGAAGGAATCTTTTGATCCTGACAGAACGGAACTGTTGATATCGCTTCCGGTATCAAACCAGAAAAGTAACCAGAAAAGTAACCAGAAAAGTAACCAGAAAAGTAACCAGAAAATTCTGGAATTGATGAAAAACAATCCGGCTATCACAATAAAACAGATGATGTCAGAGGCAGGCCTTTCAGAAAGCGGAATAAAAAAGATTGTAAAAGTGTTGAAAACGAACGGAATCATACGCCGTGTCGGGTCAGACAAAGCTGGGCATTGGGAAGTAATGGAATAA
- a CDS encoding histidinol-phosphatase, whose translation MLNIFQNGSRWLKADFHLHTISDSEFSYSKHENKDFVSDYIAKLKEQQIYVGVITNHNKFNSTEFSVLSSEAEKEGIFLLPGVELSVHEGAGGLHVLVVFDEPWLQGNCIGTALSTIFSGKIPDDYEDQNGYADKSLKETTKILDEFHHDYFYIFAHVNQKSGLFEELDIGRIKDLFNNPNIAKRILGFQKVEVQQKKDNLIQEIGKQNYPAEVEGSDPSAIEEIGSKKGDTWIKIGSYNFEAIRMALLDHIHRTKAEQPEHVRHSYIRSISFEGGLLDGKTIDFSSQLNTLIGIRGSGKSAILESICYVLNFPDRNTRIDHEYKDRLVDYVLGSGGRIKLVTIDENGQEFEIFRTLNREPEVFVSGTEEPGIAIRKTAIHCPLFFGQKELSSRGEHFDQELLGKLLGDKLVPIRREIIEKKGKIVDIITILSKLNGLSDHIKTLEDTIRDCKFNLRKFKEFGIEDKFRGQTEFASDKRTIESMIKMCMDLREALLQVHGTMSETYNATSVTLSDQNSDIAEVLKPSYEVVSTSLKQIMELADRLEASRQNMEKVYGSFKEKEHEFSEQFAKIRRSIEKEIRSKGIDSVQLEDYPMLHEKIAKSENRLNLLEKQQQQEELLKTKLRRELHALAELWRKEFSIIETELGIINSTQGAIQISAEFEGDKDSYLQYLQLSFKGSGLMKNALSKLVENSKDFIAVYDDFDGACNSFPDASREKFRSSVQKQLGDLLTYQVPNSYSITYHGKELKQHSLGQRASALILFVLGQKGNDVIIIDQPEDDLDNQTIYEEVIKQIIALKPDMQFIFATHNANIPVLGDAEMVHTCSYVDTDGKTSIAVDSGSIDNQNTQKSIISIMEGGEVAFERRKEIYELWN comes from the coding sequence ATGCTGAATATCTTTCAAAATGGTTCAAGGTGGCTGAAGGCTGATTTTCATCTTCATACGATTTCCGATTCGGAATTTTCTTATAGTAAGCATGAGAACAAAGACTTTGTATCAGACTATATAGCTAAATTGAAAGAACAGCAGATTTATGTTGGCGTAATAACGAATCATAACAAGTTCAATAGCACAGAATTTTCTGTTTTGAGTAGTGAAGCTGAAAAAGAAGGAATATTTTTACTCCCTGGGGTTGAACTTTCAGTCCATGAAGGAGCCGGAGGACTCCATGTACTGGTCGTGTTTGATGAACCTTGGTTACAAGGCAACTGTATTGGTACTGCGCTGTCTACTATTTTCAGTGGAAAAATTCCGGATGATTATGAGGATCAAAACGGATATGCGGATAAGTCCCTGAAAGAAACTACTAAGATTCTGGATGAATTTCACCATGATTATTTTTATATATTTGCACATGTGAATCAAAAAAGTGGCTTGTTTGAAGAATTGGATATCGGAAGGATCAAAGACCTTTTCAATAACCCTAACATTGCCAAAAGGATCCTTGGGTTTCAGAAAGTAGAGGTGCAGCAAAAAAAGGATAATCTGATTCAAGAAATAGGCAAGCAGAATTATCCTGCAGAGGTAGAGGGATCTGATCCTTCTGCCATTGAAGAAATCGGTTCAAAGAAGGGTGACACATGGATCAAGATAGGTAGTTACAATTTTGAAGCTATCAGGATGGCTTTATTGGATCATATACATAGAACCAAGGCAGAGCAGCCAGAACATGTACGACATTCCTACATTAGAAGCATCAGTTTTGAAGGAGGGCTCCTCGATGGGAAAACAATTGACTTTTCTTCTCAACTCAATACGTTGATAGGTATCCGAGGCAGTGGGAAGTCTGCCATACTCGAATCTATTTGCTATGTTTTGAATTTCCCAGACAGAAACACAAGAATCGACCATGAATACAAGGACCGATTGGTGGATTATGTCCTTGGCAGCGGTGGAAGAATAAAGCTGGTGACCATTGATGAAAATGGTCAGGAATTTGAGATTTTCAGAACACTCAACAGGGAACCGGAAGTGTTTGTATCTGGCACCGAAGAACCAGGAATTGCGATAAGGAAAACCGCTATACATTGTCCGTTGTTTTTTGGACAAAAAGAACTTTCTTCCCGAGGTGAACATTTTGATCAGGAGTTGCTTGGTAAACTACTGGGAGATAAACTGGTTCCCATACGTAGGGAAATCATAGAAAAGAAAGGTAAGATCGTTGATATCATTACTATCTTGTCCAAGCTCAATGGCCTTTCCGATCATATAAAAACTTTGGAAGATACCATAAGGGACTGCAAATTCAATCTTAGGAAGTTCAAAGAATTCGGTATCGAGGACAAGTTCAGGGGACAGACCGAATTTGCTTCTGATAAACGAACAATAGAATCAATGATAAAAATGTGCATGGATTTACGTGAAGCCTTGCTCCAAGTCCATGGAACCATGTCTGAAACCTATAACGCTACTTCTGTTACTCTTTCAGATCAGAACAGTGATATTGCTGAAGTTTTGAAACCTTCATATGAGGTGGTGTCTACAAGCTTGAAACAAATAATGGAGCTAGCTGATAGACTTGAAGCTTCCAGGCAGAATATGGAGAAAGTCTATGGCAGTTTCAAGGAGAAGGAGCATGAATTCTCGGAGCAGTTTGCAAAAATCCGTAGAAGCATTGAGAAGGAAATAAGAAGTAAAGGAATTGACTCCGTCCAACTTGAAGATTATCCGATGTTACATGAAAAAATTGCAAAGAGCGAAAATCGTCTGAACCTTCTAGAGAAACAACAGCAACAGGAAGAACTTCTGAAGACAAAACTACGGAGAGAATTACACGCCCTTGCAGAGTTATGGAGAAAGGAATTTTCTATAATTGAAACAGAATTGGGTATCATAAACTCTACTCAGGGTGCCATACAGATTTCTGCAGAATTTGAGGGTGACAAAGACAGTTACCTACAGTATCTGCAATTATCTTTCAAGGGGAGTGGTTTGATGAAAAATGCTCTTTCAAAGCTGGTTGAGAACTCTAAGGATTTTATTGCAGTCTATGATGATTTTGATGGTGCCTGTAATTCTTTTCCTGATGCTTCTCGAGAAAAATTCCGTTCATCTGTACAAAAACAATTGGGAGATCTCCTTACGTATCAGGTTCCAAACTCGTATTCGATTACCTATCATGGCAAGGAACTGAAGCAACATTCATTGGGGCAACGGGCTTCTGCTTTGATTTTGTTTGTCCTTGGACAGAAAGGCAATGATGTTATTATCATAGACCAACCGGAAGATGATTTGGACAACCAAACTATATAT